The DNA window CTGTTTGCGGGTCGATCGACGCGCATCGAGATGATCCAGCGCATATGCGTGCCGACGCTGCATCCCGCCCAGCGCGCGATTTTTCCACAGCAATGGTTGGCGCTGCGGCCCGCAGCCGGCCACAATAGAGGTTTCCCCCATTCTGTTGCCGGAGTTCCCCCGTATGGCCGAAATCAAGGAAGCACTTGTCCCCGATATCGGTGACTACAGCGATGTCCCGGTGATCGAGGTGCTGGTGTCGGTCGGCGATACGGTCAGCAAGGACCAGAGCTTGGTCACGCTGGAATCGGACAAGGCCACGATGGAAGTGCCCTCGTCGGTGTCCGGCGTGGTCAAGGAGATCAAGGTCAAGGTCGGCGATTCACTGTCGCAAGGCGCTTTGGTGGCGTTGATCGAAGTGGCCGATGCTGGCGCCGATAGCGCACCTGCTCCTGCGCTTGCCGCACCGACCAAGGCCGCTGCTGCACCGGCGCCTGCCACCAAGGCCGAACCGGTTGCGGCGGCGTCTTCGGAAGGTGGCTTGGTCGAAGCGCTTGTGCCCGATATCGGCGACTACACCGACATCCCGGTGATCGAAGTGCTGGTCGCTGTGGGCGACACCGTCGCCAAGGACCAGAGCTTGGTCACGCTGGAATCGGACAAGGCCACGATGGAAGTGCCCTCGTCGGCCGCTGGTGTAGTAAAAGAACTGCGGGTCAAGGTGGGCGACACCCTTTCGCAGGGCAACGTGGTGGCGATCATCGCCGCCAGCGATGGTGGCGCCGGTGCGGCGCAGCCGCCGGCCAAGCCCGCCACCGAGTCCTCCGAGACCTCCGGCAAGGTCGAGCCGGTCGCCGTGTCCGAAGTGCCGGACAAGCTTGCTCAGCGAGAGATCGCGCAGGTGCAGGGCGCACGATTCAGCGGGCCGTCGCAGCCTGCCCCGCAATCGCAGGGTGGCCAGCCGTCCGCCGGTAGTCCGAGCAGCCCGCCGGTGACCTTCGATGCGGACAGCGTGCTGCCGTCCAAGGTGCCTTATGCCAGCCCGGTAGTGCGCTTATTCGCCCGCGAGCTCGGCGTGGACCTGGGCCAGATCAAAGGCAGCGAGAAGGGCGGACGTATCACTCGCCAGGACGTGCAGCGCTTCGTCAAGGCCGCACTCAGCGGTGGCGCGCCTGCCGCAGCCGGCGCCGCCACGGCCGGTGGTGGCAATGGTCTGAACCTGCTGGCCTGGCCGAAGGTGGACTTCAGCAAGTTCGGCGACACCGAAACCCAGCCGCTGTCGCGCATCAAGAAGATCTCCGGTGCCAACCTGGCGCGCAACTGGGCGATGATTCCGCACGTCACCCAGTTCGAACAGGCCGACATCACCGACCTGGAAGCGCTGCGCGTGGCCCTCAATAAGGAGAACGAGAAGGCCGGCATCAAGTTGACCATGCTCGCTTTCCTGGTTAAGGCCAGCGCTGCGGCCCTGAAGACGTTCCCCGAGTTCAATGCTTCGCTCGACGCCACCGGCGAAAACCTCACGCTGAAAAAGTACTTCCATATCGGTTTCGCGGCCGATACGCCGAACGGCCTGGTCGTGCCGGTGATCCGCGATGTCGACAAGAAGGGCGTGCTGCAGATTGCGCGTGAAAGCGGCGAGCTGGCCAAGAAAGCGCGCGACGGCAAGCTGGGCCCGGCCGACATGAGTGGCGGCTGCTTCTCGATCAGCTCGCTCGGCGGCATCGGTGGTACCGCGTTCACGCCGATTATCAATGCACCGGAAGTGGCGATCCTGGGCGTGTCCAAGTCGGCGATCCAGCCGGTCTGGAACGGTAAGGAATTCGCCCCCAAGCTGTTGCTGCCGCTGTCGTTGAGCTACGACCATCGTGTCATCGACGGCGCGCTGGCCGCACGCTTCACCACCTACCTCAGCCAGGTGCTGGCCGACATGCGACGCGTCCTGCTGTGAGAGCGGCGCTGCTAATGCTCGGCGTACCGCCGTTGACCAGGGCGCAGCACGCGAGTGCGAAAGCACGCTCGGGCGCGGCTGGTCGCCGGCAGTGGGCAATGACGGTTCCGTGACCACTTTTTCGATGATGTGCGTGACAGCAGCGCGTCCAAGCTGCGGCGGGGGCGAGTTGCTGCTGCAACAGGACGCATTGCTGATCGAAGCCAGCGAAGGCATGGAAAACAAGCGCGACAAGCGCTGGACCCAAATCGAATCGTCGCTGGATGAACTCCAGCAGACGCTTGCCGGCACAGCCGGTTGAGTTACAGGAGAAGCAAATGGCGGTCATTGAAATCAAGGTTCCCGACATCGGTGATTACAGCGATGTCCCGGTCATCGAAGTGCTGGTTGCCGTTGGCGACAGCGTGGCCAAGGATCAGGGCTTGGTGACGCTTGAGTCGGACAAGGCTACGCTTGAAGTGCCGTCCTCGGCCGCAGGTGTGGTCAAGGAGCTCAAGGTCAAGGTCGGCGACAACCTGTCCGAAGGCGCAGTCGTGCTGCTGCTGGAAACCGAAGGCGCCGCCGCTGCACCACCGGCGCCCGCCAAGGCTGAGACCAAAGCCGCGCCGGTTGCCGCCGCACCCACGGCCGCCGCGCCGGCCAGTAAGCCGCCGGTGACGCCGTCGCATCGTGCCCCAGCCGAACCGGCCGCGCCCAAGCCAGCGCTGACTAGCGGCAAGCCGGTCGATATCGACTGCAGGATGGTGGTGCTCGGGGCCGGCCCCGGTGGCTACACCGCTGCGTTCCGTTCCGCCGATCTGGGCCTGGATACCGTGCTGATCGAGCGCTACGCCAGCCTCGGTGGCGTCTGCCTCAACGTCGGTTGCATCCCGTCCAAGGCACTGCTGCATGCCGCTGGCGTCATCGATGAAGTGTCGCACGCAGACGATTTCGGTGTGCACTTCGGCGAGCCCAGCATCGCGCTGGACAAGCTGCGCGAGTACAAGGATAAGGTTGTCGGCAAGCTCACCGGCGGCTTGGCCAGCATGGCCAAGCAACGCAAAGTGCGCACGGTCACAGGTGTAGCCAGCTTTGTCTCGCCCAACGAGCTGGAGATCGTCGGCGACGACGGCAAGATCCAGTTGCTGCGCTTCGAACACTGCATCATCGCGGCCGGTTCGCAGGCGGTGAAGTTGCCCAACTTCCCTTGGGACGACAAGCGCGTGATGGACTCCACCGACGCGCTGGAATTGCACGACATTCCCAAGACCCTGCTGGTGGTCGGCGGCGGCATCATCGGCCTGGAAATGGCCACGGTGTATAGCTCTCTCGGCAGCAAGGTCACCGTGGTCGAGTTCATGGATCAGCTGATGCCGGGCGCCGACAAAGATCTGGTCAAGCCGTTGGCCGATCGTTTGAAGAAGCGTGGTGTCGAGGTATATCTCAAGACCAAGGCCACCGACGTCAAGGCCGATGCCAGCGGCATCACCGTGTCGTTCGAAGCGGCCACCGCAGGCCAGACGCCAGCGCTGCAACCTACCGCTTACGAGCGCGTGCTGGTAGCAGTGGGCCGCATGCCCAACGGCAAGAAGCTGGGTGCTGAAAAGGCCGGCGTCACCATCACCGAGCGCGGCTTCATTCCGGTTGATCGGCAGATGCGCACCAACGTGCCGCACATCTTCGCCATTGGCGACATCGTCGGTAACCCGATGTTGGCGCACAAGGCCACTCACGAAGGCAAGTTGGCCGCCGAAGTCGCTGCCGGCGAGAAGAAGGAATGGGTTGCACGGGTGATTCCGTCGGTTGCCTACACCAACCCGGAAATCGCCTGGGTCGGCGTCACCGAGACCGAGGCCAATGCCAAGGGCTTGAAGGTCGGCGTGGCCAAGTTCCCGTGGGCCGCCAGCGGTCGCGCGATCGGCATAGGTCGCACCGAGGGCTTTACCAAGCTGATCTTCGACGCGCAGACCCACCGCGTGATCGGTGGTGCCATCGTCGGCGTGCATGCCGGTGATCTACTGGCCGAGATTGGATTGGCGATCGAGATGGGCGCGGAAGCCGAAGACATCGGCCACACCATCCACGCACATCCGACCCTGAGCGAATCGGTCGGCATGGCCGCCGAGGTCTACGACGGCACCATCACCGATCTGTATATTCCGAAGAAGAAGTAACAAGCCGCACGCCTGTGCTGCCTACAACGCCCTACCTTGCGCGTAATGCTGTTCATTCGATTTCTTAAGTGAACAGCATTACGCAAAACGTGGGCTTTTTCGGATGACTGGTCAAGCACATCAGAACGCGAACGTCACGCCTGCGACCGGGCCCTTGAACTCATGCTTGAGGCCGATCAAGCCGTCGCTGCCGCGCGGGTCGCCGTCGAGCTTGAACCAGTCGTAGCCGGCGAAGATGCCGAAGTGCTTGGTGACGCGGTATTCGGCAATCGCATTCGCGCGGCTCAGGTCGCCGTCGTAATCACCGAAGTCACCCCAACTGGTGTCGAGGTACTGGCCCTGCACGTTGAACAACCAGTGTTCGCTCGGGCGTGCGGTGAAACGGATGCCGACCACCGGAGCAACACCGTCTTGGCTTTCGTCCAGTACGTCGCCACTGAAGACGCTGCCCAGGTCGGCATATGCATTGGCTTGGACCTTGGCGTATTCGGCACCGATCTGCAGGCCCATGCTGAATTGCGGTGAATCGATGACCGAGTAGTCGTACACCAGGGTGGCGACCTGGTACTTCAACTTACCCTTGATGAAGCTGCCGGTCGGCACGGTGAAGCCGCCGCCGATGTCCTGGGTCAGGGGCTCGCGGCGACCCTTGTCGTACTTGAAATAATCGAAGATCAGGCGCTGACGGGTGCTGATGCGGAACACGCCATCGATGCGCGGCTCCCATTGCTTGCCGCCCAGTTCGAAGTCTTCATTGACCGACACGTTGTTGCCTGCGATCAGCGTGTTGCCGCGGATGGTGGTGTCGTTGTCGACGTTCATCGCACCGAGACGAATCTGGAAGCGGTCATCGGTATCTTCGGCGTGCGCAGACCCAGCATGGGCAACAGCCAGAACGCACGGGATCGCCAGTGCGAGGAGGTGTTTCATGGGGAGCTCCGAATGCTTGGAATGGTCAGGCGGTCGAGCCTGTGCCGTGCATATTGGATATGGCAACGTCCTCCATAAGTGAAGGAGTTGTCGAATACCTGTCAAGGTGTTCATAGCAATCGGACAAAACGGTCCGCATCGTCAACTAGAGACACAAACAGGCATCATGCGTCGATCACGGCAAATTCGATGTGGACGTCGGCGAGCGCGATGTGTGTCGCAATGCATCCCATCCGGTACGGTTGTCACCGCCGGCTACCCAAAACGTCGACATCCGAATATCGCTAAGCCATCGCTGCGTGCGCTGCGTAGATCGTAAAGATCGTGCGATGCGGCGGATTGGGTCGCGGACAGGAAAGTAGCGGGGTGCGCCAAAATGCGTAAAAAGCAGGAGCCCCGGTCTCCTGGATGCGGCCTGCGGTGCTACTTTGATGTGCAGGCGTTGCGGCAGCTGAGACCTCTGCCGGTTGTCTCGCAATTTGTCCCGTTGCTATACTTCTGCGGCTCGACGGGAAGCAACTGCGCTCCCCCCATTCATTCACATGTAGGTAACGGTAGTGCTGAACTCCGTTGACGCGGGTCGGCGGTTGATGCTGCGCGCTGCGGTATATCCGCTTGCCGCCGTAGCTATAACCAGTCTGGGGTTGCTGTTGGTCGGTCTCCGTTACTCTGCCGGTCTGGCGTTGACCGGATTTACAACGGTGCTGGGTGGCTGGATTGCGGCACGTACCGCGCTAGGTGGCGGTATCCAGGCAGCAGGCATCGCCATGGTCCGGCTGATTCTGGCGATGGTGTTGAAGTGGGTATTGGTTTTCGTGGCGCTGGCGCTTGGTTTCGGCCTGTTGCGGCTGCCTCCTCTGGCTTTGTTGGCGGGTATCGCCATCGGGCTGATTTTTCAGGTTCTGGCTCTGGCCAGGCGTTGATTCGAACTTAAAGGGCTCCGGACACATGGCGGGCGAGGCAGCGACACCTACCTCCTATATCCAGCATCACTTGCAGAACCTGATCTATCCGGTTCGTGAGGGTGGCGGTACGTTTTGGACCATCCACGTCGACACCCTGGTCATGGCGGTGTTGATGGGCCTGGTGATGGTCTTCGCGTTCTGGACGGCGACCCGCAGTGCAACGGCCGGCGTGCCGGGCAAGTGGCAGGCGTTCGTGGAAATCTGCCTGGAGTTCGTCGATCGGCAGGCCAAGGACACCTATCACGGCAGCAGCAAGCTGGTGACCCCGATCGCGATCACCATCTTCTTCTGGATCCTGTTGATGAATCTCATCAAGATGGTTCCGGCCGATTTCATCGCCATCCCGCTGGGTTGGGCAGGCATCCATTCCTGGAAGCCGGTGCCCACCGCCGACGTCAATGCCACCTTGGGCATGTCGATCAGCGTGTTCTTCCTGATGATCGTCTTCTCGCTGCGCTCCAAGGGCGTAGGCGGCATGACCAAGGAATTCCTGACGGCGCCGTTCGGCAAGTGGATGATGCCGTTCAACCTGCTTTTGAACATCGTCGAGTGGTTGAGCAAGCCGATTTCGTTGGCGATGCGACTGTTCGGCAACATGTTCGGCGGCGAGATCGTCTTCCTGTTGATCTGGGTGCTGGGCGGTGCGGGCATCGCCGGCATGGTCGCTGGCGGCGTATTCGGCCTTGGCTGGATGTTGTTCCACCTATTGGTGATTCCGTTGCAGGCTTTCATTTTCATGATGCTGTCGATCGTGTATCTGAGCCTTGCCGAAGACAGTCACTGAGTTTCGCTACACCCTTCATACATACGCTTCATCCCGATTCATCCATCACCCTTAGAAACTTTCGTTCGGAGATCATCATGTACCTCGCCGTCCTGACCAACCTCGCTCAAGTCCAGAGCTCCACCGTCCTCGCCGTCGGCATCATGATCGGCCTGGCCGCGCTGGGTGCCGGCCTCGGTCTGGCCATCATGGCTGGCAAGTTCCTGGAATCGGCCGCGCGCCAACCGGAATTGATCCCGGTGTTGCAGGTCCGCATGTTCATCACCGCCGGCCTGATCGACGCCGCGTTCATCATCAGCGTCGCTGTCGGCCTGCTGTTCGCCTTCGCCAACCCGCTGGCACAGGTGTTCATCGAGCGTCTGTCGCAGGCTGCCGGCTGATCCAGCGGTAGCAGGATGTGGAGGCAACCGCGCGTGGTTGCCTCTGCGGATGAAGGTCGGAAAGCGTCGCCATGCGGTGGCGCTTTCACCCCTAAAGAGCGATTGAGCGACCCATGGACATCACCCTTACCATCTTTGCCCAGGCGCTGGCCTTCGCCGGTCTGATCTGGATCGTCGCGACCAAGATCTGGCCGCCGCTGTTGCGGGCGATCGAAGAGCGTCAGCAAAAGATCGCTGAAGGTCTGGCTGCGGCCGATCGTAGTCAGAAGGATCTGGCGCAGGCGCAGGAAAAGGTCAATGAAGTAGTGAAGGACGCACGCACCAAGGCCAACGAGATCATCGATCAGGCCCATGCGCGCGCCAACCAGATCATCGAAGCGGCCAAGCATGAGGCGATTGCCGAAGCCAACCGTCAGAAGGAGCTGGCGCAGACCGAAATCGACGCCTCGGCGACCCGTGCCCGCGAGGAACTACGTAAGCAGGTCTCCGTGCTGGCAGTCAGCGGTGCCGAAAAGCTGCTCAAGCGTGAAATCGATGCCAACGCCCACAAGGCGCTGCTCGACGAGCTGGCGGCGGAGATTTAATCGATGAGTCAGGCCCTCACACTTGCCCGTCCCTACGGCCGTGCCGCGTTTGCAATCGCGCGTGAGGGCGGCAACGTCGCGCCCTGGTCCGATGCGCTGGCGTTTTCGTCGCAGGTGGCCGGCGAGCCGCGCGTGGCCGCGCTGTTGCTCAACCCGGCCTTGAGCCAGGAACAGGCAGTAGCGTTGCTGGCCCCGCCGCAAGCGGGCGAAGACTATCTGCGTTTCCTCGGCCTGCTTGCCGATGCGCAGCGGCTGTCGCTGCTGCCGGAAGTCGCAGGGCTGTACGAACAGCTGCGTGCCGACGCCGAACACGTCGTCAAGGCGACAGTGACATCGGCAACCGCAATGAATCGGACAGAGCTCGACACGATCGCTGCTGCGCTGAAGAAGCGTTTCGGCCGCGAGGTGGACATCATCACTGCGGTGGACGCTTCGTTGATCGGCGGCGCGGTGATCGACACCGGCGACGTGGTCATCGACGGCTCGCTGAAGGGCAAGCTTGCGCGTCTGCAAAGCTCGCTCGCCCACTGAATTCACATAAACGCATGGCCCTCGCGGCCGGCACCTAGGACTGAACGATGGCAACCACGCTCAACCCCTCCGAAATCAGCGACCTGATCAAGACCCGCATCGAGGCGGTCAAGCTGTCCGCAGAGTCTCGCAACGAAGGCTCCGTGACCAGCGTGTCCGACGGCATCGTGCGCATCTTCGGCCTGGCCGACGTGATGCAGGGCGAAATGATCGAATTGCCGCCCGCTCCGGATGGCACGCCCACCTTTGCCCTTGCGCTGAACCTGGAGCGCGATTCGGTCGGCGCCGTGGTGCTGGGCGACTACGAGAACCTGCGCGAAGGCGACGTGGCCAAGACTACCGGTCGCATTCTGGAAGTGCCGGTGGGTCCGGAGCTACTGGGTCGCGTGGTCAACGCACTGGGCGAGCCGATCGATGGCAAGGGTCCGCTGGGCGCTACCCAGACCGCACCGGTGGAGCGTGTTGCGCCGGGCGTGATCTGGCGCAAGTCGGTCGACCAGCCGGTGCAGACCGGTTACAAGTCGGTCGATGCGATGATCCCAATCGGCCGTGGTCAGCGCGAGCTGGTCATCGGCGACCGTCAGACCGGCAAGACCGCACTGGCGATCGATGCGGTGATCAACCAGAAGGGCACCGGTATCAAGTGCGTATACGTGGCGATTGGTCAGAAGGCCTCGACCGTTGCCAACATCGTGCGCAAGCTCGAAGAGAATGGCGCGCTGGCGCACACCGTGGTGGTGGCTGCGACCGCGTCCGAGTCGGCCGCGATGCAATACATCAGCCCGTATGCCGGCTGCACCATGGGCGAGTACTTCATGGACCGCGGCGAAGATGCGCTGATCGTGTATGACGATCTGTCCAAGCAGGCCGTGGCTTACCGTCAGATCTCACTGCTGCTCAAGCGCCCCCCGGGTCGCGAAGCCTATCCGGGCGACGTGTTCTACCTGCATTCGCGTCTGCTCGAGCGCGCTGCGCGCGTGTCCGAGGAATACGTTGAGAAGTTCACCAACGGTGCGGTGACCGGCAAGACCGGTTCGCTGACGGCACTGCCGATCATCGAAACGCAGGCCGGTGACGTCTCCGCATTCGTGCCGACCAATGTGATTTCGATCACCGACGGCCAGATCTTCCTGGAAACCGACCTGTTCAACGCCGGCATCCGTCCGGCCGTGAACGCCGGTATCTCGGTGTCGCGCGTCGGTGGTGCGGCCCAGACCAAGATCATCAAGAAGCTGTCCGGCGGCATCCGTATCTCGCTGGCGCAGTACCGTGAGCTGGCTGCGTTCGCGCAGTTCGCCTCGGATCTGGACGAAGCCACCCGCAAGCAGCTCGAGCGCGGTCAGCGCGTCACCGAGCTGATGAAGCAGAAGCAGTACGCGCCGATGTCCATTGCCAACCAGGCGCTGTCGATCTATGCCGTCAACGAGGGTTACCTCGATGAAGTGCCAGTCAACAAGCTGTTGGCGTTCGAAGAAGGCTTGCACGCCCACTTCGCCAACACCCAGGGTGAGCTGATCTCCAAGATCAACACCACCGGCGGTTGGGACAACGACATCGAAGCCGGCTTCAAGAAGGGCATCGAAGAGTTCAAGACCACCGGTAGCTGGTAAGTCAGTAGCCGGGATTCGGGATTGGGCAGTCGGGATTCGTAAGAGCGGTGGTTCGGGGGCTTAGGCCACTCGAAGCACCACTTACGAATCTCCAGATTCAGGTATTCGGGAGTCGTGGTGGGAGATGCGGGAGGCTTTGGCCAATCCCGAATCACCAATCCCGAATCCCACCAGCGA is part of the Xanthomonas fragariae genome and encodes:
- a CDS encoding dihydrolipoyllysine-residue acetyltransferase, which gives rise to MAEIKEALVPDIGDYSDVPVIEVLVSVGDTVSKDQSLVTLESDKATMEVPSSVSGVVKEIKVKVGDSLSQGALVALIEVADAGADSAPAPALAAPTKAAAAPAPATKAEPVAAASSEGGLVEALVPDIGDYTDIPVIEVLVAVGDTVAKDQSLVTLESDKATMEVPSSAAGVVKELRVKVGDTLSQGNVVAIIAASDGGAGAAQPPAKPATESSETSGKVEPVAVSEVPDKLAQREIAQVQGARFSGPSQPAPQSQGGQPSAGSPSSPPVTFDADSVLPSKVPYASPVVRLFARELGVDLGQIKGSEKGGRITRQDVQRFVKAALSGGAPAAAGAATAGGGNGLNLLAWPKVDFSKFGDTETQPLSRIKKISGANLARNWAMIPHVTQFEQADITDLEALRVALNKENEKAGIKLTMLAFLVKASAAALKTFPEFNASLDATGENLTLKKYFHIGFAADTPNGLVVPVIRDVDKKGVLQIARESGELAKKARDGKLGPADMSGGCFSISSLGGIGGTAFTPIINAPEVAILGVSKSAIQPVWNGKEFAPKLLLPLSLSYDHRVIDGALAARFTTYLSQVLADMRRVLL
- the lpdA gene encoding dihydrolipoyl dehydrogenase, with amino-acid sequence MAVIEIKVPDIGDYSDVPVIEVLVAVGDSVAKDQGLVTLESDKATLEVPSSAAGVVKELKVKVGDNLSEGAVVLLLETEGAAAAPPAPAKAETKAAPVAAAPTAAAPASKPPVTPSHRAPAEPAAPKPALTSGKPVDIDCRMVVLGAGPGGYTAAFRSADLGLDTVLIERYASLGGVCLNVGCIPSKALLHAAGVIDEVSHADDFGVHFGEPSIALDKLREYKDKVVGKLTGGLASMAKQRKVRTVTGVASFVSPNELEIVGDDGKIQLLRFEHCIIAAGSQAVKLPNFPWDDKRVMDSTDALELHDIPKTLLVVGGGIIGLEMATVYSSLGSKVTVVEFMDQLMPGADKDLVKPLADRLKKRGVEVYLKTKATDVKADASGITVSFEAATAGQTPALQPTAYERVLVAVGRMPNGKKLGAEKAGVTITERGFIPVDRQMRTNVPHIFAIGDIVGNPMLAHKATHEGKLAAEVAAGEKKEWVARVIPSVAYTNPEIAWVGVTETEANAKGLKVGVAKFPWAASGRAIGIGRTEGFTKLIFDAQTHRVIGGAIVGVHAGDLLAEIGLAIEMGAEAEDIGHTIHAHPTLSESVGMAAEVYDGTITDLYIPKKK
- the atpB gene encoding F0F1 ATP synthase subunit A, with product MAGEAATPTSYIQHHLQNLIYPVREGGGTFWTIHVDTLVMAVLMGLVMVFAFWTATRSATAGVPGKWQAFVEICLEFVDRQAKDTYHGSSKLVTPIAITIFFWILLMNLIKMVPADFIAIPLGWAGIHSWKPVPTADVNATLGMSISVFFLMIVFSLRSKGVGGMTKEFLTAPFGKWMMPFNLLLNIVEWLSKPISLAMRLFGNMFGGEIVFLLIWVLGGAGIAGMVAGGVFGLGWMLFHLLVIPLQAFIFMMLSIVYLSLAEDSH
- the atpE gene encoding F0F1 ATP synthase subunit C yields the protein MYLAVLTNLAQVQSSTVLAVGIMIGLAALGAGLGLAIMAGKFLESAARQPELIPVLQVRMFITAGLIDAAFIISVAVGLLFAFANPLAQVFIERLSQAAG
- a CDS encoding F0F1 ATP synthase subunit B, with amino-acid sequence MDITLTIFAQALAFAGLIWIVATKIWPPLLRAIEERQQKIAEGLAAADRSQKDLAQAQEKVNEVVKDARTKANEIIDQAHARANQIIEAAKHEAIAEANRQKELAQTEIDASATRAREELRKQVSVLAVSGAEKLLKREIDANAHKALLDELAAEI
- a CDS encoding F0F1 ATP synthase subunit delta, which translates into the protein MSQALTLARPYGRAAFAIAREGGNVAPWSDALAFSSQVAGEPRVAALLLNPALSQEQAVALLAPPQAGEDYLRFLGLLADAQRLSLLPEVAGLYEQLRADAEHVVKATVTSATAMNRTELDTIAAALKKRFGREVDIITAVDASLIGGAVIDTGDVVIDGSLKGKLARLQSSLAH
- the atpA gene encoding F0F1 ATP synthase subunit alpha translates to MATTLNPSEISDLIKTRIEAVKLSAESRNEGSVTSVSDGIVRIFGLADVMQGEMIELPPAPDGTPTFALALNLERDSVGAVVLGDYENLREGDVAKTTGRILEVPVGPELLGRVVNALGEPIDGKGPLGATQTAPVERVAPGVIWRKSVDQPVQTGYKSVDAMIPIGRGQRELVIGDRQTGKTALAIDAVINQKGTGIKCVYVAIGQKASTVANIVRKLEENGALAHTVVVAATASESAAMQYISPYAGCTMGEYFMDRGEDALIVYDDLSKQAVAYRQISLLLKRPPGREAYPGDVFYLHSRLLERAARVSEEYVEKFTNGAVTGKTGSLTALPIIETQAGDVSAFVPTNVISITDGQIFLETDLFNAGIRPAVNAGISVSRVGGAAQTKIIKKLSGGIRISLAQYRELAAFAQFASDLDEATRKQLERGQRVTELMKQKQYAPMSIANQALSIYAVNEGYLDEVPVNKLLAFEEGLHAHFANTQGELISKINTTGGWDNDIEAGFKKGIEEFKTTGSW